One Phaseolus vulgaris cultivar G19833 chromosome 11, P. vulgaris v2.0, whole genome shotgun sequence genomic window carries:
- the LOC137807654 gene encoding uncharacterized protein yields MVRWAVELFEFHMHYEPKGPIKHQVYVDFVAKLSSKATQPHGDDFKWVFSMDGFCNQQENGARVILEGPDGLLIKQAMRFSFKANNNQVEYEALIVGMLLARELGAQSLLVKSDSLLVTGQVIGEYQAKDPQLASYLKYVVFLKETFSTF; encoded by the coding sequence ATGGTTCGTTGGGCAGTCGAGCTATTTGAGTTTCACATGCACTACGAACCCAAGGGGCCTATTAAGCATCAAGTATATGTTGATTTTGTGGCAAAACTATCATCTAAGGCTACCCAGCCACACGGTGATGACTTCAAGTGGGTCTTTTCAATGGATGGATTTTGTAACCAGCAAGAGAATGGTGCTAGGGTCATTCTGGAGGGACCTGACGGGTTGTTGATCAAGCAGGCCATGAGATTTTCCTTCAAGGCCAACAACAACCAAGTTGAGTACGAGGCCCTGATAGTTGGGATGTTATTGGCTAGGGAATTGGGTGCTCAGAGCTTATTGGTAAAGAGTGACTCGttgctggtcaccgggcaggttataGGTGAGTATCAGGCTAAAGACCCACAGTTGGCCTCGTACCTCAAGTATGTTGTGTTTCTAAAGGAAACTTTTTCCACATTCTAG